One Persicobacter psychrovividus DNA window includes the following coding sequences:
- the queG gene encoding tRNA epoxyqueuosine(34) reductase QueG: MNATAIRNNTQFLKAEAKRLGFDFVGVSKAEYLEEDAPLLEQWLKNDYQGKMQYLENHFDKRLDPRKLVEGAKSVVSLVYNYYPEEDLAKDGEYKFAKYAYGKDYHFVVKDRLKELMQSLNDEIGEIDGRIFVDSAPVMERSWAKKSGLGWIGKHSLLINKQQGSFFFLAELIIDLELEPDLPYAKDFCGTCTKCIDACPTEAIVAPQVVDGSKCISYLTIELKDQLPNSFKGQMDQWVFGCDVCQDVCPWNRFSKPHREPEFAPHPALGKMQNREWEELTQEVFSEIFRKSAVKRTKLAGLKRNIIFAKE; this comes from the coding sequence ATGAACGCAACAGCAATAAGGAACAACACCCAATTTCTCAAAGCCGAGGCCAAGCGCCTGGGCTTTGATTTTGTTGGTGTATCGAAAGCGGAGTATTTGGAGGAGGACGCCCCTTTGCTGGAGCAGTGGCTGAAAAATGATTATCAGGGGAAAATGCAATACCTGGAAAATCATTTTGACAAAAGGCTGGATCCGCGAAAGCTCGTCGAGGGGGCAAAGTCAGTCGTTTCGCTGGTCTATAATTATTACCCCGAGGAAGATTTAGCTAAAGACGGAGAATATAAATTTGCCAAATACGCCTACGGCAAAGATTATCATTTTGTGGTTAAGGATCGGCTGAAGGAATTGATGCAATCTTTGAATGATGAAATTGGTGAGATTGACGGCCGTATCTTCGTGGATTCCGCACCTGTTATGGAGCGAAGCTGGGCCAAAAAAAGTGGCTTGGGCTGGATCGGGAAGCATTCTCTGTTGATCAATAAACAACAGGGGAGTTTTTTCTTTTTAGCGGAACTGATCATAGACCTTGAGCTGGAACCTGATCTGCCCTATGCGAAAGATTTTTGCGGCACCTGTACCAAGTGTATCGATGCCTGTCCGACGGAAGCAATTGTTGCGCCTCAGGTGGTGGATGGCAGTAAGTGTATTTCCTACCTGACCATCGAGTTGAAGGATCAATTGCCGAACAGCTTTAAAGGGCAGATGGATCAATGGGTGTTTGGTTGCGATGTTTGTCAGGATGTTTGCCCCTGGAACCGATTTTCTAAACCGCACCGTGAGCCTGAATTTGCACCTCATCCCGCTTTGGGAAAGATGCAGAACCGAGAGTGGGAGGAATTGACACAGGAAGTTTTCAGTGAAATTTTCCGTAAATCTGCCGTAAAACGGACCAAATTAGCAGGCTTAAAACGAAACATTATCTTCGCCAAGGAGTA
- the ruvB gene encoding Holliday junction branch migration DNA helicase RuvB translates to MREDYLNGEDDNLSPKEKEFEKALRPLSFDDFTGQEKVLDNLKVFVGAAKKRNEPLDHVLLHGPPGLGKTTLSHIIANELGSEIKVTSGPVLDKPSDLAGLLTNLEEHDVLFIDEIHRLNPVVEEYLYSAMEDYKIDIMLDSGPNARTVQIGLNPFTMIGATTRSGLLTAPLRARFGITARLQYYDAQLLTHIVRRSAELLGTPIDEDGAYEIARRSRGTPRIANNLLRRTRDFADVKGDGSITIAIAQMALEALDVDHNGLDEMDNRILSTIIEKFKGGPVGISTIATAVSEEAETIEEVYEPFLIQEGYIKRTARGRECTLLAYDHLGINPQQDTRSLGSLFD, encoded by the coding sequence ATGCGTGAGGATTATTTAAATGGGGAGGATGATAATCTGAGCCCCAAAGAAAAAGAGTTTGAAAAGGCGTTGCGCCCCTTGAGTTTTGATGACTTTACTGGACAGGAGAAAGTACTCGATAACCTAAAGGTGTTTGTTGGTGCTGCCAAAAAGCGGAATGAACCCCTGGATCACGTCTTGTTACATGGCCCTCCAGGCTTGGGGAAAACGACCCTTTCACATATTATCGCCAATGAGTTGGGTTCCGAAATCAAGGTAACCTCTGGCCCTGTATTGGATAAACCTTCCGATTTGGCGGGCCTGCTTACCAACCTCGAGGAGCATGATGTGCTGTTTATTGATGAAATTCACCGCCTGAATCCTGTGGTGGAGGAGTACCTTTATTCGGCCATGGAAGATTACAAAATCGATATTATGCTCGACAGTGGGCCTAATGCGAGAACAGTACAAATTGGGCTGAACCCTTTTACGATGATTGGCGCAACGACTCGGTCGGGATTGCTGACTGCTCCTTTGCGTGCGCGTTTCGGGATTACGGCTCGTTTGCAATATTACGATGCGCAGTTGCTGACACACATTGTGCGTCGTTCTGCGGAATTGCTTGGCACCCCAATTGATGAGGACGGCGCTTACGAAATTGCCCGCAGGAGTCGGGGAACGCCACGTATTGCCAATAATCTACTGCGGAGAACGCGTGATTTTGCTGATGTGAAGGGGGATGGATCCATTACGATTGCCATTGCACAAATGGCGCTTGAAGCCCTTGATGTGGATCATAACGGGCTCGATGAAATGGATAACCGCATCTTGTCGACAATCATTGAAAAGTTCAAAGGCGGGCCAGTGGGTATCAGTACCATCGCTACTGCGGTCAGTGAAGAGGCCGAAACGATCGAAGAAGTTTATGAACCTTTCCTGATTCAGGAAGGATACATCAAAAGAACAGCAAGAGGTCGGGAATGTACGCTTTTGGCTTACGATCATTTGGGCATAAACCCACAACAGGATACCAGAAGCTTGGGCTCCCTGTTTGATTGA
- a CDS encoding ZIP family metal transporter: MWLTLAILFFATILAGLLQPWISKKYKPDFRAILNFAGGYLFALTLVHQIPELFHSDHIHADSMHEKSILGLIILCGFFFQVVLEKLSGGIEHGHFHAHNDHQHGNLSPLVLLIGLGTHSLLEGAMLGHGALNGHELIHGHFHGNNLLLGILLHKVPAAFALTAMLNHGKTMQKNTLFTLAIFALASPLGVLITHWIGDSSWIDHTQLEWISALVTGSFLHISCTIFFENSGKEHRSWKGFGAMGLGTLVAIATEFIHFH; encoded by the coding sequence ATGTGGCTAACCTTAGCTATCTTATTTTTTGCCACGATACTCGCAGGCTTGCTGCAACCGTGGATCTCAAAAAAATATAAACCCGACTTCCGCGCAATTCTTAATTTTGCAGGAGGTTATCTATTCGCGCTTACCCTTGTACATCAAATCCCTGAATTATTCCACAGCGATCATATTCATGCAGACTCCATGCACGAAAAAAGCATCCTTGGGCTGATCATTCTATGTGGTTTTTTCTTTCAGGTAGTGCTCGAAAAACTCTCTGGAGGCATTGAACATGGGCACTTCCACGCCCACAACGATCATCAGCACGGTAACCTGAGCCCGCTGGTATTGCTGATCGGCCTGGGCACCCATTCCCTGCTTGAAGGGGCAATGCTTGGCCACGGCGCCCTCAACGGCCATGAGCTTATTCATGGGCATTTCCATGGCAACAACCTGCTGTTGGGCATCCTGCTGCACAAAGTGCCCGCAGCATTTGCTTTAACCGCCATGCTGAACCACGGAAAAACCATGCAAAAAAACACCCTGTTCACCCTGGCCATCTTTGCGCTTGCCTCCCCTTTAGGCGTACTGATTACCCACTGGATTGGCGACTCTTCCTGGATCGATCATACGCAGCTCGAATGGATCTCGGCACTCGTTACGGGGAGTTTTCTGCATATCTCCTGCACCATCTTTTTTGAAAACTCCGGCAAAGAACACCGCTCATGGAAAGGCTTCGGTGCCATGGGATTGGGCACATTAGTCGCTATTGCAACAGAATTTATTCATTTTCACTGA
- a CDS encoding class I SAM-dependent methyltransferase translates to MMNKKEWFGEWFDSPYYHILYKDRDYVEAQKFISVLADKLAFAPDAKIMDLACGKGRHSIFLNKKGYHVVGLDLSAQNIEAARQSANSSLQFYIHDMRNVFEQGKGSFDFILNLFTSFGYFAQEDENKQAICRAAEGLKKGGKFVLDFLNPEKVIQGLVPKERKTVENIDFSITRALSDDGYIVKDIWFEDENRPFHFQERVKAIRKEDFIQYFEAAGLTVEAVYGDYQLNDYDERISDRMIFVAKK, encoded by the coding sequence ATGATGAATAAAAAAGAATGGTTTGGTGAATGGTTTGACTCCCCATATTATCATATCCTTTACAAAGACCGTGATTATGTGGAGGCTCAGAAGTTTATCAGTGTTTTGGCTGACAAGCTCGCTTTTGCACCCGACGCTAAAATCATGGACCTTGCCTGTGGTAAAGGGCGACACAGTATTTTCCTGAATAAAAAAGGTTACCATGTGGTTGGGCTCGACCTTTCGGCACAGAATATTGAGGCTGCCCGACAAAGCGCCAACAGTTCATTGCAGTTTTACATTCATGATATGCGAAATGTATTTGAACAGGGCAAAGGCAGTTTTGATTTTATCCTGAACCTGTTTACCTCTTTCGGTTATTTTGCCCAGGAGGATGAAAACAAACAGGCCATTTGCCGTGCCGCAGAAGGCCTCAAGAAAGGTGGGAAATTTGTACTGGACTTTCTGAATCCTGAAAAAGTGATTCAGGGATTGGTCCCTAAAGAACGTAAAACTGTTGAAAATATTGATTTCAGCATTACCCGCGCCCTCAGTGATGACGGCTATATAGTGAAGGATATTTGGTTTGAAGATGAAAACAGGCCTTTCCACTTTCAGGAACGGGTCAAGGCGATCCGAAAGGAGGATTTCATCCAATATTTTGAAGCTGCAGGACTGACCGTCGAGGCCGTTTACGGAGATTACCAACTGAACGATTACGATGAAAGGATTTCTGACCGAATGATTTTCGTCGCCAAAAAATAA
- a CDS encoding alpha/beta hydrolase: MIKNISQPLLHHHTFIKSQDCDWVVFVHGAGGSSRIWAKQLEDFKAAYNVLLLDLRGHGESQNMIKDLIEGPYTFESIAKDVIYLLEYLKIPKAHFVGISLGTIIIRTIAELRSDMVQSMILGGAITRLKISSRILIKMAELTKQFVPYMWLYRLMAFIIMPKKNHEKSRYIFIREAKKIAQKEFLRWFKLTNDVNPLLKFFKEKEIATPTLYIMGAEDHMFLKPVKEMAQKHHSAFLQIIDNCGHVCNVEAPNYFNNMALSFLSEHKATP, translated from the coding sequence ATGATCAAAAATATAAGTCAACCATTGCTACATCACCATACTTTCATCAAATCGCAGGATTGCGACTGGGTGGTCTTTGTCCATGGTGCTGGTGGCAGTTCCCGTATCTGGGCCAAGCAGCTTGAAGATTTCAAAGCAGCATACAACGTTTTACTGCTCGACCTTCGGGGGCATGGGGAATCTCAGAACATGATTAAGGACCTGATCGAAGGGCCTTATACTTTTGAGTCTATCGCAAAGGATGTGATCTACCTTTTGGAATACCTGAAAATCCCCAAAGCACATTTTGTAGGCATATCGCTCGGGACGATCATCATTCGTACCATTGCAGAATTAAGAAGCGACATGGTGCAGTCTATGATTCTTGGTGGGGCGATTACCCGCCTGAAAATCAGCAGCAGAATTTTGATCAAAATGGCTGAACTGACCAAACAGTTTGTACCATATATGTGGCTCTACCGCCTGATGGCCTTCATCATCATGCCGAAAAAGAACCACGAGAAAAGTCGTTATATTTTTATCCGCGAAGCGAAAAAAATCGCACAGAAGGAATTTTTACGATGGTTCAAACTCACCAATGACGTCAACCCATTGCTGAAATTTTTCAAGGAAAAGGAAATTGCCACCCCAACGCTTTATATTATGGGGGCAGAGGATCATATGTTCCTCAAGCCCGTGAAAGAAATGGCACAAAAACACCATTCCGCTTTTCTGCAGATCATCGATAATTGCGGACATGTGTGTAATGTAGAGGCGCCAAATTATTTCAATAATATGGCCTTGAGCTTCCTTTCTGAGCACAAAGCAACGCCCTAA
- a CDS encoding cytochrome c translates to MKNNLLVIFALLSVGLWACGGNEKKAETTIKTPQKTVAKVNPGKSVYRKAACGSCHGTDGKKGMYQASDLSTTTMTMEERTEIIANGKGNMNAFKDVLSPKEISQVAQYIDQLKEK, encoded by the coding sequence ATGAAAAACAATCTTTTAGTTATCTTTGCATTATTGTCGGTCGGGCTGTGGGCCTGTGGTGGCAATGAAAAAAAAGCGGAAACAACGATCAAAACGCCTCAGAAAACAGTTGCTAAGGTAAATCCTGGCAAAAGTGTGTACAGAAAAGCCGCATGTGGCTCTTGCCATGGCACCGATGGAAAAAAAGGAATGTACCAGGCTTCAGACCTCAGTACAACGACCATGACCATGGAAGAACGCACCGAGATTATTGCCAACGGAAAAGGCAATATGAATGCTTTCAAGGATGTTTTATCACCGAAAGAGATTTCACAGGTCGCGCAATATATCGACCAATTAAAAGAAAAATAA
- a CDS encoding FAD:protein FMN transferase: MSQQSRPKLNLKSFIYPAILLLLMWAVHLYRDHQHQQNVSEHTKNMVYLEGETMGTYYHIKYIDPQGRNFKTQVDSLLVAFNQSQSTYIPTSEISVFNKNHGLTYQSPYFYQVLKTSKQVYEATDGAFDPTVLPLVKAWGFGPGKKDEMTPHKVDSLKALVDFKSISFDSLAAQKSRPEVQLDFSALAKGYGVDVVTDYIRAQGIDNIMVEIGGEVDCYGISDKNQAWVIGIDEPLTADELKARGGGRQLFAAIQVQDRGMATSGNYRNYYIENGKKYAHTIDPKSGYPVQHSILSATVLAPNCMIADAYATAFMVMGVEKAKTVLQQHPELDAYLIYSDENGKLKVYATKKAEQSMINIRKS, encoded by the coding sequence ATGAGTCAGCAATCAAGACCGAAATTAAACCTAAAGAGCTTCATTTACCCAGCCATCTTGCTTTTATTGATGTGGGCGGTTCATTTATACCGAGATCATCAGCACCAGCAAAATGTTTCTGAGCACACCAAAAACATGGTGTACCTTGAAGGCGAGACCATGGGTACTTATTACCATATCAAATATATTGACCCACAGGGACGCAACTTTAAAACACAAGTCGATTCGCTTTTGGTGGCTTTCAATCAGTCCCAGTCTACTTATATTCCCACTTCAGAAATTTCAGTTTTCAATAAAAATCATGGACTCACTTACCAAAGCCCTTATTTTTATCAGGTACTGAAAACCTCCAAACAAGTTTATGAGGCTACCGATGGCGCCTTTGACCCAACAGTACTACCACTGGTGAAAGCATGGGGTTTTGGGCCAGGCAAAAAGGATGAAATGACTCCCCATAAGGTGGACAGCCTGAAAGCACTGGTAGATTTTAAATCCATCAGTTTTGACAGCCTGGCAGCCCAAAAATCCAGACCAGAAGTACAGCTGGACTTCAGTGCACTGGCCAAAGGCTATGGTGTGGATGTGGTAACTGATTATATCCGCGCACAGGGCATCGATAATATCATGGTTGAAATTGGCGGCGAGGTGGATTGCTACGGCATCAGCGATAAAAATCAGGCGTGGGTGATTGGCATTGACGAACCACTGACTGCCGATGAACTGAAAGCCCGTGGTGGTGGCCGACAGCTTTTTGCGGCCATTCAGGTTCAGGACCGTGGCATGGCAACCAGCGGAAACTACCGCAATTATTATATTGAAAATGGCAAGAAATATGCTCACACCATTGATCCCAAGTCGGGTTACCCTGTTCAGCATAGCATACTCAGTGCCACGGTATTGGCACCAAATTGCATGATTGCCGACGCTTATGCAACGGCCTTTATGGTGATGGGCGTTGAGAAAGCCAAAACGGTATTGCAACAGCACCCTGAGTTGGATGCCTACCTGATTTATTCGGATGAAAATGGTAAATTGAAGGTTTATGCGACTAAAAAAGCAGAGCAATCAATGATTAATATCCGTAAATCTTAA